The following are encoded in a window of Podospora pseudoanserina strain CBS 124.78 chromosome 6, whole genome shotgun sequence genomic DNA:
- a CDS encoding hypothetical protein (antiSMASH:Cluster_1; EggNog:ENOG503NY0U; COG:Q; CAZy:AA2): MGECPVNHTKSANVAGGGTRNIDWWPNQLRLNILRQHTAASDPFHKEFNYAAAFKSLDYDALKKDLTDLMTNSQDWWPADFGHYGGLFIRMAWHSAGTYRVFDGRGGGGQGQQRFAPLNSWPDNVSLDKARRLLWPIKQKYGNKISWADLMLLTGNVALESMGFKTFGFAGGRPDTWEADESAYWGGETTWLGNEARYAHGQEGIAGKGIVSGDESKKNHTDIHNRDLESPLAAAHMGLIYVNPEGPDGNPDPVAAARDIRVTFGRMAMDDEETVALIAGGHTFGKTHGAAPADNVGAEPEAASIEQQGFGWSNKYGSGKGPDTITSGLEVIWTKNPTKWTNQFFEYLFKYEWELTKSPAGANQWVAKNAEPFIPDAYDPNKKHLPRMLTTDLSLRFDPGFEKISRRFLEHPDQFADAFARAWFKLLHRDMGPRSRWLGPEIPSEVLLWEDPLPPLDHPVIDNNDIAAIKREILATGLAPQKLISTAWASASTFRGSDKRGGANGARIRLAPQKDWKVNNPAQLAEVLRALEDVQKRFNEQATGGKKVSLADVIVLGGVAALEQAAGVSVPFTPGRTDASQEQTDVHSFEHLEPYADGFRNYGHGNDRVKTEQYLVDRAHLLTLTAPELAVLVGGLRVLGANYDGSDHGVFTAQPGKLTNDFFVNLLDPNTEWTNVDGKDEVFEGKDRATGQKKWTGTRADLIFGSHSELRAIAEVYGSADGQEKFVKDFVAAWDKVMNLDRFDLEQGAGSSPKL, translated from the coding sequence ATGGGAGAGTGCCCGGTCAATCACACCAAGTCCGCCAACGTCGCCGGCGGCGGGACACGCAACATTGATTGGTGGCCCAACCAGCTGCGTCTCAACATCCTCCGCCAGCACACGGCCGCCTCCGATCCTTTCCACAAGGAGTTCAACTACGCTGCCGCCTTCAAGTCTCTCGACTACGATGCCCTCAAGAAAGACCTTACCGACCTCATGACAAACTCGCAGGACTGGTGGCCTGCCGACTTTGGACACTATGGTGGTCTCTTCATCAGAATGGCCTGGCACAGCGCCGGCACCTACCGGGTCTTTGACGGtcgtggaggtggtggtcaggGCCAGCAACGCTTCGCTCCTCTCAACAGCTGGCCCGACAATGTCAGTCTCGACAAGGCCCGTCGCCTGCTGTGGCCCATCAAGCAAAAGTACGGCAACAAGATTTCTTGGGCCGATCTCATGCTCCTGACGGGCAATGTCGCCCTCGAGTCCATGGGCTTCAAGACCTTTGGCTTTGCCGGTGGTCGCCCCGACACGTGGGAGGCCGACGAGTCTGCCTATTGGGGTGGCGAAACAACATGGCTGGGTAACGAAGCTCGCTACGCCCACGGCCAGGAGGGCATTGCCGGCAAGGGAATCGTCTCGGGCGACGAATCCAAAAAGAACCACACCGACATCCACAACCGCGACCTCGAGTCccctcttgctgctgcccacaTGGGTTTGATCTATGTCAACCCCGAAGGCCCCGATGGCAACCCCGATCCTGTCGCTGCCGCTCGTGACATTCGCGTCACCTTTGGCCGTATGGCtatggatgatgaggagacgGTGGCCCTGATTGCCGGCGGTCACACTTTTGGCAAGACACACGGCGCTGCCCCGGCCGATAATGTTGGCGCCGAACCTGAGGCAGCCTCTATCGAACAGCAAGGCTTTGGCTGGAGCAACAAGTATGGGTCGGGCAAGGGCCCAGACACTATCACCTCTGGCCTCGAAGTTATCTGGACTAAGAACCCTACCAAGTGGACCAACCAGTTCTTTGAGTACCTCTTTAAGTACGAGTGGGAGCTCACCAAGTCTCCAGCTGGTGCCAACCAGTGGGTGGCCAAGAATGCGGAACCCTTTATCCCCGATGCCTATGACCCTAACAAGAAGCACCTCCCGCGTATGTTGACCACCGATCTATCTCTCCGCTTCGACCCCGGCTTCGAGAAGATCTCTCGTCGCTTTTTGGAGCACCCTGACCAGTTCGCCGACGCCTTTGCCCGCGCCTGGTTCAAACTGCTCCACCGTGACATGGGCCCTCGGTCGCGCTGGCTCGGCCCCGAGATCCCATCCGAGGTTCTTTTGTGGGAGGATCCTCTACCCCCTCTTGACCACCCCGTAATCGATAATAACGATATTGCTGCCATCAAGCGCGAGATTCTTGCCACTGGTCTTGCGCCGCAGAAGCTCATCTCAACCGCTTGGGCGTCCGCCTCTACCTTCCGTGGCAGTGATAAGCGCGGTGGTGCTAATGGCGCACGTATCCGCCTGGCTCCTCAGAAGGACTGGAAGGTCAATAACCCTGCCCAATTGGCCGAGGTCCTTAGAGCCTTGGAGGACGTGCAGAAGAGATTCAACGAGCAGGCTACGGGTGGCAAGAAAGTGTCGCTCGCCGATGTCATTGTcctgggtggtgttgctgcccTGGAGCAAGCTGCCGGTGTGTCGGTGCCCTTCACCCCCGGCCGCACCGACGCTTCTCAGGAGCAGACTGATGTCCATTCGTTTGAGCATCTCGAGCCATATGCCGACGGCTTCCGCAACTATGGTCATGGCAATGACCGCGTCAAGACTGAACAGTACCTCGTTGACCGGGCTCACCTCTTGACTCTGACGGCACCCGAACTCGCCGTGCTTGTTGGCGGTCTTAGAGTCCTCGGTGCCAACTATGATGGCTCCGACCATGGTGTCTTCACTGCCCAACCGGGCAAGCTCACCAATGATTTCTTTGTTAACCTTTTGGATCCCAACACCGAGTGGACCAACGTTGATGGCAAGGATGAGGTCTTTGAGGGCAAGGACCGTGCGACTGGCCAAAAGAAGTGGACCGGAACTCGTGCCGATCTCATCTTTGGTTCCCACTCTGAGCTCCGCGCCATCGCTGAGGTGTATGGTAGTGCTGACGGTCAGGAGAAGTTTGTCAAGGACTTTGTGGCGGCGTGGGATAAGGTCATGAACCTTGATCGGTTTGACCTCGAGCAGGGTGCTGGATCGAGCCCTAAGCTCTAA
- a CDS encoding hypothetical protein (antiSMASH:Cluster_1; SMCOG1283:2`; SMCOG1283:3`-cyclic-nucleotide 2`-phosphodiesterase; EggNog:ENOG503NVC6; COG:F): MNSLKGLLLWAAVATAGSIALEEVGSPEHLVSRRKFSKRFIDDNGNYNISFYHLNDVHAHLDEFSSSGTDCTRPERGCYGGYARIKHVLSESRPSHPDSLLLNAGDEFQGTMFFSYYGGSKIAETLNQIGFDAMTLGNHEFDRGDDHLGEFLDNLTFPIVSANIKSDHAVLNKTIKPFHYFEQYELAVIGVTTETTPGIANPGPGTTFEDPVKSVQETIDYLRGELGVKRIAALTHIGYEEDQRLARETKGLYLIMGGHSHTPLGDFAGAVGKYPTIVENSEGEEVFIVQAYRWGEYLGYIDVTYDTDGRVMDYHGAPVHLTNTTVQDEDLQSQIDQWRKPFEEFAAQVVGESLVVLDQSRCLLEECLLGNFMADAMLQYRVNNTTPETAPAFALINAGGVRSTIDEGPITRGEVLTSFPFGNAIVEISMSGERLWSTLEGIMSKVNQVNGRPVTSLLQVSRGIVIEYNPDATATTKLVAVTIGGKPLDKTAEYRIVTLDFLAGGGDNFFDPPFTNPIVLDTQDQVLVDYIGYKTPVDIKLEGRIKPISRCRQKFLARNAKRMLDPTRGL; this comes from the exons ATGAATTCCCTCAAGGGCCTGCTCTTGTGGGCAGCAGTTGCCACGGCTGGCTCTATCGCTCTCGAGGAAGTGGGGTCTCCGGAGCACCTCGTGAGCCGCCGCAAGTTCTCCAAGCGCTTCATCGACGACAATGGCAACTACAACATTTCATTCTACCATCTCAATGACGTCCACGCCCATCTCGACGAGTTTTCCTCCTCAGGCACCGACTGCACTCGTCCAGAGAGAGGCTGCTACGGTGGTTACGCCCGCATCAAGCATGTCCTCAGCGAATCCCGCCCTTCGCACCCGGACTCGTTGCTCCTGAACGCCGGTGATGAGTTTCAAG GTACCATGTTCTTCTCATACTATGGCGGTTCGAAAATCGCCGAGACGCTCAACCAGATCGGCTTTGATGCCATGACGTTGGGGAACCACGAGTTTGACCGCGGCGATGATCACCTGGGCGAGTTCCTTGACAACCTGACCTTTCCTATTGTCAGCGCCAATATAAAGTCCGACCATGCGGTTCTGAACAAGACAATCAAGCCTTTTCACTATTTTGAACAGTACGAGCTGGCCGTCATCGGTGTCACGACCGAGACTACGCCAGGAATCGCCAATCCCGGCCCGGGAACGACGTTTGAAGATCCTGTGAAAAGCGTACAGGAGACGATTGACTACTTGAGAGGCGAACTGGGAGTGAAGAGGATCGCGGCGTTGACTCACATTGGATATGAGGAGGACCAGAGGCTCGCGCGAGAGACTAAGGGTCTGTACTTGATCATGGGCGGCCACAGCCATACCCCACTGGGAGACTTTGCCGGTGCCGTGGGCAAGTACCCAACCATTGTTGAGAATTCTGAGGGCGAAGAAGTCTTCATCGTGCAGGCTTACCGCTGGGGAGAATATCTCGGCTACATCGATGTTACCTACGACACGGATGGAAGAGTCATGGATTACCATGGTGCGCCGGTTCACCTGACCAACACAACAGTCCAAGATGAGGATCTTCAGAGCCAGATTGACCAGTGGAGGAAGCCGTTCGAAGAGTTTGCTGCCCAAGTCGTAGGAGAAAGCTTGGTGGTGCTAGATCAGTCTCGTTGCCTGTTGGAGGAATGTTTGTTGGGAAATTTCATGGCCGA CGCCATGCTTCAATACCgagtcaacaacaccacccccgagacTGCCCCGGCCTTTGCGCTCATCAATGCCGGCGGTGTTCGTTCCACTATCGATGAAGGCCCCATCACCAGAGGGGAGGTCCTCACGTCCTTCCCCTTTGGAAATGCCATCGTCGAGATCTCCATGTCCGGTGAACGCCTGTGGTCGACTCTCGAGGGCATCATGTCCAAAGTCAACCAGGTCAATGGCCGTCCCGTGACCTCTCTGTTACAAGTCAGCCGCGGAATTGTCATCGAGTACAACCCTGATGCAACTGCAACAACGAAGCTGGTTGCTGTCACGATTGGCGGCAAGCCCTTGGACAAGACTGCCGAGTATCGGATCGTGACACTTGATTTCCTCGCAGGTGGGGGCGATAATTTCTTTGACCCCCCTTTTACCAACCCCATCGTTCTCGACACACAAGACCAGGTTTTGGTGGACTACATCGGGTACAAGACCCCTGTTGATATCAAGTTGGAGGGCAGAATCAAGCCGATCAGCCGATGCAGACAAAAGTTTCTAGCCCGGAACGCGAAGCGGATGTTGGACCCGACCCGGGGACTCTAA
- a CDS encoding hypothetical protein (antiSMASH:Cluster_1; COG:O; EggNog:ENOG503NXTI; MEROPS:MER0001288): protein MKFLQTATALASLASAVAANGGPGKQKPLINSKKLQSEITTKGLMFNLEQLNTIAFANGGNRAFGLPGYAASVDFVWSQISKVKGAKAWKQDFPALFNFVESISLKVAGEDIYVYGLTYSPSTSAEGITAEIVAGPEGAAGCDDASYDDLDVKGKIVLVQRFRCPTGGTLAGRLLPAARAGAVAVIIYHDITTNVTAGSLSAPNPEHVPGGFINLVDGERIKTRLAAGETLEATFQQTQVIETRITQNVFVELEGGDKDNVVVLGAHLDSVQAGPGINDDGSGTSLLLELFKAASNYRTKNKVRFAWWGAEENGLLGSRFYTQSLTTKEADQILAYLNFDMVAKGFIGVGDADGSSHGSVGPPGSEVIERIYNEHFQKQGISVTPAVVTNGSDYASFWQVLNKPFGFLHTGTGVEQDPCYHQACDTINNPDPKTITINAKAAAHMLSVLSVDGTKLIPKTKQKASMVAAIRMRDVGPDVVRIEELEALGERHLGCGHDI, encoded by the exons ATGAAGTTCCTCCAGACTGCCACGGCCCTTGCATCGTTGGCTTCGGCTGTTGCCGCCAACGGTGGACCGGGCAAGCAGAAGCCCTTGATTAACTCCAAGAAGCTCCAGTCCGAAATCACCACAAAGGG CCTCATGTTCAATCTCGAACAACTGAACACGATCGCTTTTGCCAACGGTGGAAACCGCGCCTTCGGCCTTCCGGGATACGCCGCCTCGGTCGATTTCGTATGGTCTCAGATCTCCAAGGTCAAGGGCGCCAAAGCATGGAAGCAAGATTTTCCAGCTCTGTTCAACTTTGTCGAGTCCATCTCGCTCAAGGTTGCCGGTGAGGACATCTACGTCTACGGCCTGACATACTCCCCATCCACGAGCGCCGAAGGTATCACGGCCGAGATTGTGGCCGGACCTGAGGGTGCCGCTGGGTGTGATGATGCTTCCTACGACGATCTGGACGTGAAGGGCAAGATTGTGCTGGTCCAGAGGTTCCGTTGCCCAACCGGCGGTACCCTTGCCGGAAGGCTGCTACCTGCTGCCCGTGCCGGCGCCGTGGCTGTCATTATCTACCATGATATTACCACCAATGTGACGGCCGGCTCGCTGTCGGCCCCCAACCCCGAGCACGTTCCTGGTGGCTTCATCAACCTGGTTGACGGCGAACGTATCAAGACGCGTCTTGCTGCCGGCGAGACTCTGGAGGCTACCTTCCAGCAGACCCAGGTTATTGAGACGAGGATTACACAAAATGTGTTTGtggagctggagggtggtgacaAGGACAATGTCGTCGTG CTCGGGGCACACTTGGACAGCGTGCAAGCTGGTCCCGGTATCAATGATGACG GCTCCGGCACCAGTCTGCTTCTTGAGCTGTTCAAAGCTGCCAGCAACTATCgcaccaagaacaaggtccGTTTTGCCTGGTGGGGTGCCGAGGAGAACGGTCTCCTTGGATCTCGCTTCTACACGCAgagcctcaccaccaaggagGCCGACCAGATTCTGGCCTACCTCAACTTTGACATGGTTGCTAAGGGTTTCATCGGCGTCGGCGATGCTGATGGCAGTTCGCACGGCAGCGTTGGGCCCCCGGGCTCCGAGGTCATCGAGCGCATCTACAACGAGCACTTCCAGAAGCAGGGCATTTCCGTCACCCCAGCTGTGGTCACCAACGGGAGCGACTACGCTTCGTTTTGGCAAGTTCTGAACAAGCCTTTTGGATTCCTCCACACTGGAACCGGGGTGGAGCAAGACCCGTGCTACCATCAAGCGTGTGACACGATCAACAATCCTGACCCCAAGACCATTACCATTAACGCCAAG GCTGCTGCACACATGCTGAGCGTTCTGTCCGTCGACGGCACCAAGCTTAtccccaagaccaagcaAAAGGCATCCATGGTCGCCGCTATCCGCATGCGCGACGTGGGACCAGATGTTGTCCGTatcgaggagctcgaggcaCTGGGCGAGAGACACCTGGGATGCGGCCATGATATCTAA
- a CDS encoding hypothetical protein (COG:S; antiSMASH:Cluster_1; EggNog:ENOG503P4GH), with protein MALGIYSVLFDFYLAIYPTVVLFQLQLNWRKKLALSSLGFGYCAGVITCYKCYTLSGLLEVKDFTYTVDDVVLWTNIEANCVIIGACIPCLYPLIRKVFGKSALGSSARPTGNSKSAGLRGGSTGPSNTVITIGSYAKNKGRKRGKSGSHMASNLDTINDLDADGKYIILEERSFHYSTTELTAQDTVAANSQVAQTKAARQEGW; from the exons ATGGCGCTGGGAATCTATTCCGTTCTTTTCGACTTTTACCTCGCCATATATCCCACTGTCGTTCTGTTCCAACTGCAGCTCAactggaggaagaagctggctCTTTCCTCGTTGGGTTTCGGATATTGCGCTGGTGTCATCACTTGTTACAAGTGCTACACGCTGAGTGGCCTCCTGGAGGTCAAAGACTTTACATACACGGTCGACGATGTGGTTCTTTGGACAAA CATTGAAGCCAACTGTGTCATCATCGGCGCCTGCATCCCCTGCCTTTACCCTCTGATCCGGAAGGTGTTTGGCAAGTCTGCTCTCGGAAGCTCCGCCCGGCCGACAGGCAACTCTAAGTCAGCCGGCCTCCGCGGAGGGAGCACCGGACCGAGCAACACTGTCATTACCATCGGGTCTTATGCAAAGAACAAGGGCCGCAAGCGTGGCAAGTCGGGGTCGCACATGgcctccaacctcgacaccatcaacgACCTGGATGCCGACGGCAAGTACATCATCCTCGAGGAGCGGTCGTTCCACTACAGCACCACGGAGCTGACTGCACAGGACACCGTTGCAGCAAATTCCCAAGTGGCGCAAACGAAAGCAGCAAGGCAAGAAGGCTGGTAA
- a CDS encoding hypothetical protein (COG:S; antiSMASH:Cluster_1; EggNog:ENOG503P4GH): protein MTLLGTVFVAGRVYSRVISMGKIYLDDYITLFSICLCIIYVGLAGAAISHGGGRHLDTLSQEDVKKALYYTVISFVPGVSSFTISKFAVVVLLRKLLNPGRAHRIVMWIVSIIYGLLALGMLVINFAQCTPARAQWLEADGKC from the exons ATGACTTTGCTCGGAACTGTCTTTGTTGCGGGAAGAGTGTACAGCAGAGTCATTTCGATGGGCAAGATCTATCTTGACGACTACATCACTCTGTTTTCCATT TGTCTATGCATTATCTACGTCGGCCTTGCTGGCGCCGCCATCTCccatggcggcggcagaCATTTGGACACGCTGAGCCAGGAGGACGTCAAAAAGGCCCTGTATTACACCGTTATTTCCTTCGTTCCTGGCGTGTCATCCTTCACGATCTCCAAGTTTGCCGTCGTCGTTTTGCTGCGCAAACTGCTGAACCCGGGGCGCGCCCACCGCATTGTCATGTGGATCGTCTCGATCATCTAcggcctcctcgccctcggtaTGCTCGTCATCAACTTCGCCCAGTGCACCCCGGCCCGCGCCCAGTGGCTGGAGGCTGATGGGAAATGCTAG
- a CDS encoding hypothetical protein (antiSMASH:Cluster_1; EggNog:ENOG503P8IE) — translation MSRNWIIHYAHRGVKADEVFDRYFKMIPSATQSILGCLFRKPNPTSSDLRTLLDLPQVPMNLSVPGVYINVPTSAPRNSVKGLYVGSSCATTGRNGGGLQSRVKEHRVQAKKILGVSRRVTKSTHYQLLREQGVSSNFCVLAISAMRDRVELDVFSLEGIFQCLLDVVLLPDAGLHSNRFHSPSVMDFLATIRQHVSASIGSELPSFRHLGLNRAWVQCGGVPRVSSGKLLHEEWVKTNPDICGGKFCGVPRPTDGRENEWRGIMEAALCRRCRQRQTVTVGHDFYNMYPKKQRAMVGVPAFAWGPKDHEIFLAADNANVCQNPFCDVPRGDFRTTRFKGYCEQSRCSSCAQYLEKHGVDKPEGSSPRQLKNHLNPNVKAEKHQLQAEQDAYLDAGNEDKCQNDNCGFPVPPWMVRDASIRFGRTRQVLAENDVQFHGLREETLCHPCHSYKTRNKGEVSPMGAFRTAGSVWLKAGVKMGKKDVCVDCGEPRPENWEKDRSLFMHFGRYAKCRNCSRRQKYKEKKAAKR, via the coding sequence ATGAGTCGGAATTGGATCATCCACTACGCCCACCGCGGCGTCAAGGCTGATGAAGTCTTCGATCGGTATTTCAAAATGATCCCGTCGGCGACTCAGTCCATTCTCGGTTGCCTTTTCAGGAAGCCCAACCCTACTTCATCTGATCTACGCACTCTCCTGGATCTACCCCAGGTGCCCATGAATCTTTCGGTGCCCGGTGTGTATATCAACGTCCCCACGTCAGCCCCTCGTAACTCCGTCAAGGGTCTCTATGTCGGTTCTTCGTGTGCAACAACCGGCCGGAATGGTGGAGGTCTTCAGTCTCGGGTGAAAGAACATCGCGTCCAAGCCAAAAAGATACTTGGGGTGTCGAGAAGGGTTACCAAGAGCACTCACTATCAGTTATTGCGAGAACAAGGTGTTTCCTCCAACTTCTGCGTTCTCGCAATCTCCGCTATGAGGGACAGGGTCGAGTTGGACGTCTTTTCACTCGAAGGCATCTTCCAGTGTCTCCTCGATGTTGTGTTGCTCCCCGATGCTGGGCTCCACAGCAACCGGTTTCACAGTCCCTCGGTCATGGACTTTTTAGCGACAATCCGTCAACATGTATCGGCCAGCATTGGATCAGAGCTGCCCAGCTTCCGACACCTCGGCTTGAACCGTGCTTGGGTTCAATGCGGCGGTGTTCCTCGCGTTTCGTCTGGCAAGCTTCTGCATGAGGAATGGGTCAAGACCAACCCCGATATCTGTGGCGGCAAGTTTTGTGGTGTTCCGCGTCCGACTGACGGCCGAGAAAATGAGTGGCGTGGCATCATGGAAGCTGCATTGTGTCGGCGCTGTCGGCAACGACAAACGGTCACCGTCGGGCACGACTTTTACAATATGTACCCGAAGAAACAAAGAGCGATGGTTGGCGTCCCGGCTTTTGCATGGGGTCCAAAGGACCATGAGATTTTCCTCGCCGCAGACAACGCCAATGTCTGCCAGAACCCTTTCTGCGACGTCCCACGCGGAGATTTCAGGACCACCAGATTCAAGGGCTATTGCGAGCAGTCAAGATGTTCCTCCTGTGCACAGTATCTGGAGAAGCATGGAGTCGACAAGCCCGAGGGTTCATCACCACGACAACTCAAGAACCACCTCAATCCCAATGTTAAGGCCGAGAAACACCAGCTGCAGGCCGAGCAAGATGCCTATTTGGATGCGGGCAACGAGGACAAGTGCCAGAACGACAATTGCGGCTTCCCGGTCCCCCCTTGGATGGTGAGAGATGCGTCAATTCGGTTCGGACGAACCAGGCAGGTGTTGGCGGAGAATGATGTTCAATTTCATGGTCTCCGCGAAGAAACTCTCTGCCATCCTTGTCATTCGTACAAAACTAGGAACAAGGGGGAGGTGTCACCAATGGGCGCATTTCGAACTGCTGGTAGTGTGTGGCTCAAGGCAGGGGTCAAGATGGGAAAGAAAGATGTCTGTGTCGACTGTGGAGAGCCTCGTCCAGAGAATTGGGAAAAGGACCGTTCGTTGTTTATGCACTTTGGGAGATATGCAAAGTGTCGAAATTGTTCAAGGCGCCAAAAgtacaaggagaagaaggcggcgaagCGATAA